ttgtattggactttatgccgaatatatgggtcaaattgtgtgttatattattaaattaaataaagaaattgcgagagtatataatcctttcttacttgtttataagaGGGTTACATTCATTTTGGTGCAATCGGATTTATTCATACGAAGCTGAATCAGCGCACACTTCTCCACTCCTTATCGTATCTTTccaagaattatttttataaacagctGCATGCGCGTACATGTATTTATAAACACATAAGTATACAAAATGTAGATAAGTTCActttagttattaaaatttaacattttaattcatACTTCAGTAAACGTCAGTCTTAATTCGCCGCTCAAACGGTTCGCACAATTCTCGGAAAAATGTTtcgttttgtttacattattttgctgTATAACATTTTAAGTTTTCGCATCGGTTATGGTCTCAAGCAGAATGATGATACCACGGGTACAATGTGCGATTGCAATTGTGATGTGCAAATAgatatcgttaaaaattttatgaaggaCTTAGCCGATGTACGAAAGTGTAAGGATAAAATTACGAATATCGAAACGCAGTTACTTCGGAATCGGTAAAAATTACTAACTATTTCGGCATTATATATTGTAGGTACTGGTATTCAATATTACTTCTACATTTCAGAGCAGCGAAACCGTCAAGTTGTATTGAAGCCGCAGCTAGTAGCTTGAAGAATGGTGTCTATGAaatccaaataaaaaatttgaatgtcACCGATGTGGAGGTGTTTTGTGAAGAGAGCGTGGATTTTGGAGGATGGTTAGTTATACAACGGCGTCAAAGTGGCTCAGTAGATTTCAAAAGGGATTGGCATGACTATAAGGAGGGATTTGGCAACATAACGGAAAACTATTGGATCGGTTTGGACACACTGCATGCGCTCACCAACAACTGTGAACAAGAGTTATATATTCAAATGAAAAGACGAAATGGCCAGGAatactatgcaaaatattcGGAATTTCTCATTGGGAATGAGGTAGAGAGTTACGCTTTGAAGAAATTGGGTGATTATAGCGGAAATGCTGGCGATTCCTTAAGAACACATTTGGGaatgaaattttcaacataTGACCGTGATAATGATGGTTCTCAAAGAAATTGTGCACTGATATTTGAAGGCGGTTGGTGGTTCGAAAAATGCTATTAGAggttaaaacattttatttattagggTTCGTAGAGATctaagttttattttcattttcagtcACCTTAATGGAGTCTACGGAAATGATAAGGCCGGTGTGAACTGGCGTAGTATAGAAGATAATGAATCTTTATTATTTGCGCAAATGCTGATACGACCAACCCAAAATTGCATTAGACGGTTGATGTTAAGCAACTTAAAGGGGTATTCTGGTGTAGAAGCGTAAATTTTAGGTAATTTTTGAAAGGTCGTAAAAAAaggcaattaatatttttactatccatttttttattggttgtttattaacattcaaagaaaaaaattaacaaaaaaaacagtgaaaaattgaataaattatgaGCTGACGGATTGGGGgcttatgaaaaattttcacGTGACCGTACCCATGATTTCGACCCTCCTAGcaatctgaaaccaaaaaaaaaaaaattattaatcaagAATAATGTCGCAATATCCGGAACTAgggaaaagtttgaaaaaaattgtataacaaaatggcgactgtttaaaaaaaaaaaaattttcgaccacttttttTTGActgttttgaattatttaaaaatagtaaaaatgaaaatttgggGATGGGCCTAGTTCCAGTTCTAGAAAAGCCAATAAAGAAGAGTCCATAAAAATTTCAAgtaaatcggtccagtagaacCTGAAAAATCGTGGGTATCGTAccgaaaaacacagttttgagaaaaacgcgtttaaagtttcgggTAAAGTTTTTTATAGTCTAAGTTCCGGTCGAACCAGTTTATGCCAGGTCAGAAAAATGCTTatatctccgaaaataatttaaattttgaaaaatcctcgTTTGAAAAATCGTATAcatattcttgaatagttaaactttgaaaatatgaaaaaacaatgtttcgattttttggaatttctagaccagaatacccccttaaatCGATTGacctaaagaaatattttatttttatttacaaacgaGCATGCTTATATTAgatactaatatttttatttacacaatcgtggaaattaattttcaaatatttcaaaattttcaggcAACATATTgaacatttgaaattttattaaagtttaatttgaaaaatagtttGGAGTTTTACATATTAAAATGATCAGTATATGAGACTAAATGGATTCCGGATGTCCGGCTGACTGTGCGTCTGTCGGTTAAagattgaattattttaatgaaatttggtacacctGGTGGTGTCAAGGACCAGTAAGTGCAattaagttcaggtgtaaccgaacatttcatagaATAACTGCACAGAGTCGTAAATTCCGAAATTCAGCAATAATATTGTGCACTCACTTCATAAGACCCCACCGATACGTATTCCATATACGAAACCGTAAACGTCATTTAGTGTCCTATGAGTTGTAAGCACACCTTCTTATTACATACCCACATTCTATTCGAACTCCGTTGAtactattttttgtaaaatctgACAATTAAAACGCTTTTGAGAAATACTAGAATTTCACTGATTTTCCA
This portion of the Zeugodacus cucurbitae isolate PBARC_wt_2022May chromosome 3, idZeuCucr1.2, whole genome shotgun sequence genome encodes:
- the LOC105214757 gene encoding ficolin-1-like, giving the protein MFRFVYIILLYNILSFRIGYGLKQNDDTTGTMCDCNCDVQIDIVKNFMKDLADVRKCKDKITNIETQLLRNRAAKPSSCIEAAASSLKNGVYEIQIKNLNVTDVEVFCEESVDFGGWLVIQRRQSGSVDFKRDWHDYKEGFGNITENYWIGLDTLHALTNNCEQELYIQMKRRNGQEYYAKYSEFLIGNEVESYALKKLGDYSGNAGDSLRTHLGMKFSTYDRDNDGSQRNCALIFEGGWWFEKCY